In Amycolatopsis jiangsuensis, the following proteins share a genomic window:
- a CDS encoding helix-turn-helix transcriptional regulator, whose protein sequence is MAIDNPERRRELAAFLRARRTAIDPAAAGFPVTGRRRTAGLRREEVAALAEISTTLYTWLEQARPVPVSAAALTRVAAALACTDEETQLVLTLLSGRGPAAPAHDGAEGAPEGLVRLVAHHDPAPAWLIGPRWEGFGQNESARLLFGDWTRLDVADRGLLTLMFTDPFIRTLFRDWRTQARRLLAEFRLSTALHSGDPVLSAMVDRVGQASPEFRQWWQEYPAQTRGEGTTTLDHPELGPLVLQYVPMRTQDGTGIRATFLVPADEATADTLRSTGIRPRFSPTAAANLPAGRH, encoded by the coding sequence GTGGCTATCGACAATCCTGAACGCAGGCGGGAACTTGCCGCTTTCCTGCGGGCACGGCGCACCGCGATCGATCCGGCGGCCGCGGGCTTCCCGGTGACCGGCCGTCGGCGGACGGCCGGGTTGCGCAGGGAAGAAGTGGCAGCACTGGCCGAGATCAGCACCACGTTGTACACCTGGCTCGAACAAGCACGCCCGGTGCCGGTTTCCGCCGCCGCGCTCACCCGTGTCGCCGCGGCACTGGCTTGCACCGACGAGGAAACACAACTGGTGCTCACGCTGCTCAGCGGCCGCGGACCGGCCGCACCGGCGCACGACGGCGCGGAGGGCGCACCCGAAGGGCTGGTCCGCTTGGTGGCGCACCACGACCCGGCCCCGGCCTGGCTGATCGGGCCGCGCTGGGAAGGCTTCGGCCAGAACGAGAGCGCGCGGCTGCTGTTCGGCGACTGGACCCGGCTGGACGTCGCCGACCGGGGCCTGCTGACGCTGATGTTCACCGATCCGTTCATCCGGACGCTGTTCCGGGACTGGCGTACCCAGGCCCGGCGGCTGCTCGCGGAGTTCCGGCTGAGCACGGCGCTGCATTCGGGTGATCCCGTGCTCAGCGCCATGGTGGACCGGGTCGGCCAGGCGAGTCCCGAGTTCCGCCAGTGGTGGCAGGAATACCCGGCGCAGACCCGCGGTGAGGGCACCACCACGCTCGACCATCCCGAGCTGGGGCCCCTCGTGCTCCAGTACGTGCCCATGCGGACCCAGGACGGCACAGGTATCCGCGCAACCTTCCTGGTGCCCGCCGACGAAGCGACCGCAGACACCCTGCGGTCGACCGGAATCCGGCCCCGCTTCAGCCCGACAGCGGCCGCCAACCTCCCGGCAGGCAGGCACTGA
- the mobA gene encoding molybdenum cofactor guanylyltransferase gives MSGVDKPELVVRGTSLLGRALAALAGGRPLVVVGPRRAGYAGVVWAREPVPGTGPVAALATGLESVRDSRVTVLLAGDLPGVGTSTVDRLRGALGADVDGAVLVDAAGERQWLTGAWRTAALRAALPVQPENRSLRRTLGTLRIAEVPAEPGEADDIDTPEDWARYR, from the coding sequence ATGTCCGGAGTGGACAAACCGGAGCTGGTCGTGCGTGGCACCTCCCTGCTGGGGCGGGCGCTCGCCGCTCTGGCCGGGGGCCGGCCGCTGGTGGTGGTCGGGCCGCGCCGCGCCGGGTACGCCGGTGTGGTCTGGGCACGCGAGCCGGTGCCCGGGACCGGTCCGGTGGCCGCGCTCGCGACGGGCCTCGAGTCCGTGCGGGACAGCCGGGTCACCGTGCTGCTCGCCGGGGATCTTCCCGGCGTCGGCACGTCCACAGTGGACCGGCTACGGGGCGCGCTCGGAGCGGACGTCGACGGGGCTGTGCTGGTCGACGCGGCGGGGGAGCGGCAGTGGCTGACCGGGGCCTGGCGCACCGCGGCACTGCGCGCGGCGCTGCCGGTCCAGCCGGAGAACCGGTCGCTGCGCCGGACGCTCGGCACGCTGCGGATCGCGGAGGTGCCCGCGGAGCCGGGGGAGGCCGACGACATCGACACTCCTGAGGACTGGGCACGGTACCGCTGA
- the acnA gene encoding aconitate hydratase AcnA, whose protein sequence is MPLELDVTAPASKDSFGAKDTLKVGENSYEIFRLDKVEGSQRLPYSLKILLENLLRTEDGANITADHIRALGGWDADADPSVEIQFTPARVIMQDFTGVPCVVDLATMREAVTDLGGDPDKVNPLAPAELVIDHSVIIDVFGSSDAFERNVEIEYGRNRERYQFLRWGQGAFDEFKVVPPGTGIVHQVNIEHLARTVMSRGGQAYPDSCVGTDSHTTMVNGLGVLGWGVGGIEAEAAMLGQPVSMLIPRVVGFKLTGEIPAGVTATDVVLTITEMLRRHGVVGKFVEFYGESVAQVPLANRATIGNMSPEFGSTAAIFPIDDETIRYLKLTGRSAEQVALVEAYAKEQGLWHDSSHEPTYSEYLELDLSTVVPSIAGPKRPQDRIELSDAKSSFRKSVHDYAEDEQPTPHTNVDETVEETFPASDPAALSFQDETAVPVQSAANGAVGRPTKPVKVSSADRGEFILDHGAVVIASITSCTNTSNPSVMLAAALLARNAVDKGLSVKPWVKTSMAPGSQVVTDYYDKAGLWPYLEKLGYHLVGYGCTTCIGNSGPLSDEISAAIQENDLTAVSVLSGNRNFEGRINPDVKMNYLASPPLVIAYALAGTMDFDFEHQPLGQDGDGNDVFLTDIWPSPQEIQETIDSAITQEMFTKDYADVFDGGERWKSLPTPEGKTFEWDTESTYVRKPPYFEGMTAEPAPVQDISGARVLAKLGDSVTTDHISPAGAIKADTPAGKYLTEHGIERKDFNSYGSRRGNHEVMIRGTFANIRLRNQLLDDVQGGYTRDFTQDGAPQSFIYDAAQNYAAQGTPLVVLGGKEYGSGSSRDWAAKGTSLLGVRAVITESFERIHRSNLIGMGVIPLQFPQGESAASLKLDGTETFDISGITKLNDGETPRTVHVTATKEDGTKVEFEADVRIDTPGEADYYRNGGILQYVLRKMTNA, encoded by the coding sequence ATGCCACTGGAGTTAGACGTGACTGCACCTGCCAGCAAGGACAGCTTCGGCGCCAAAGACACGCTGAAGGTGGGCGAGAACTCCTACGAGATCTTCCGCCTGGACAAGGTCGAAGGCTCGCAGCGACTGCCCTACAGCCTCAAGATCCTGCTCGAGAACCTGCTGCGGACCGAGGACGGCGCCAACATCACCGCCGACCACATCCGCGCGCTCGGCGGCTGGGACGCCGACGCCGACCCGTCGGTCGAGATCCAGTTCACGCCGGCGCGCGTGATCATGCAGGACTTCACCGGTGTGCCCTGCGTGGTCGACCTGGCCACCATGCGCGAGGCGGTCACCGACCTCGGCGGCGATCCGGACAAGGTCAACCCGCTCGCGCCGGCCGAGCTGGTCATCGACCACTCGGTGATCATCGACGTGTTCGGCAGCTCGGACGCCTTCGAGCGCAACGTGGAGATCGAGTACGGCCGCAACCGCGAGCGCTACCAGTTCCTGCGCTGGGGCCAGGGCGCCTTCGACGAGTTCAAGGTCGTCCCGCCGGGCACCGGCATCGTGCACCAGGTCAACATCGAGCACCTCGCCCGTACGGTGATGTCCCGCGGCGGCCAGGCCTACCCGGACTCCTGCGTCGGCACCGACTCGCACACCACCATGGTCAACGGGCTCGGCGTGCTGGGTTGGGGCGTCGGCGGCATCGAGGCCGAGGCGGCCATGCTGGGCCAGCCGGTATCGATGCTGATCCCGCGCGTGGTCGGCTTCAAGCTGACCGGCGAGATCCCGGCAGGCGTGACCGCGACCGACGTCGTGCTCACCATCACCGAGATGCTGCGCCGGCACGGGGTGGTCGGCAAGTTCGTCGAGTTCTACGGCGAGAGCGTCGCCCAGGTCCCGTTGGCCAACCGCGCCACCATCGGCAACATGAGCCCGGAGTTCGGCTCCACCGCGGCGATCTTCCCGATCGACGACGAGACCATCCGCTACCTCAAGCTCACCGGCCGCTCGGCCGAGCAGGTCGCGCTGGTCGAGGCGTACGCCAAGGAGCAGGGCCTCTGGCACGACTCGTCGCACGAGCCGACCTACTCCGAGTACCTCGAGCTGGACCTGTCCACCGTGGTGCCCTCGATCGCCGGGCCGAAGCGCCCGCAGGACCGCATCGAGCTGTCCGACGCGAAGTCCTCCTTCCGCAAGTCGGTGCACGACTACGCCGAGGACGAGCAGCCCACCCCGCACACCAATGTGGACGAGACGGTCGAGGAGACCTTCCCGGCCTCCGACCCGGCCGCGCTGTCCTTCCAGGACGAGACCGCGGTGCCGGTGCAGTCCGCCGCCAACGGCGCGGTCGGGCGCCCGACCAAACCGGTCAAGGTCTCCAGCGCCGACCGCGGCGAGTTCATTCTCGACCACGGTGCCGTGGTGATCGCGTCGATCACCTCGTGCACCAACACCTCCAACCCGTCGGTGATGCTGGCCGCCGCGCTGCTCGCGCGCAACGCCGTCGACAAGGGCCTGTCGGTCAAGCCGTGGGTCAAGACGTCGATGGCGCCGGGCTCGCAGGTCGTGACCGACTACTACGACAAGGCCGGTCTCTGGCCGTACCTGGAGAAGCTGGGCTACCACCTGGTCGGCTACGGCTGCACCACCTGCATCGGCAACTCGGGCCCGCTCTCGGACGAGATCTCCGCGGCCATCCAGGAGAACGACCTCACCGCCGTCTCCGTGCTTTCGGGCAACCGCAACTTCGAAGGCCGGATCAACCCGGACGTCAAGATGAACTACCTGGCGTCGCCGCCGCTGGTGATCGCCTACGCGCTGGCCGGCACGATGGACTTCGATTTCGAGCACCAGCCGCTCGGCCAGGACGGCGACGGCAACGACGTGTTCCTCACCGACATCTGGCCCTCGCCGCAGGAGATCCAGGAGACCATCGACTCCGCGATCACGCAGGAGATGTTCACCAAGGACTACGCCGACGTGTTCGACGGCGGCGAGCGCTGGAAGTCGTTGCCCACCCCGGAGGGCAAGACCTTCGAGTGGGATACCGAGTCGACCTACGTGCGCAAGCCCCCGTACTTCGAGGGCATGACCGCCGAACCGGCACCGGTGCAGGACATCTCCGGTGCCAGGGTGCTGGCGAAGCTGGGCGATTCGGTCACCACCGACCACATCTCCCCCGCCGGCGCGATCAAGGCGGACACCCCGGCCGGGAAGTACCTCACCGAGCACGGCATCGAGCGCAAGGACTTCAACTCCTACGGTTCCCGCCGCGGCAACCACGAGGTGATGATCCGCGGTACCTTCGCGAACATCCGGCTGCGCAACCAGCTGCTGGACGACGTGCAGGGCGGCTACACCCGCGACTTCACCCAGGACGGCGCCCCGCAGTCGTTCATCTACGACGCTGCGCAGAACTACGCGGCACAGGGCACCCCGCTCGTCGTGCTCGGCGGCAAGGAGTACGGCTCCGGTTCGTCGCGCGACTGGGCAGCCAAGGGCACCTCGCTGCTCGGCGTGCGTGCGGTGATCACCGAGTCGTTCGAGCGGATCCACCGCTCCAACCTGATCGGCATGGGTGTCATCCCGCTGCAGTTCCCGCAGGGTGAATCCGCCGCGTCACTGAAGCTGGACGGCACCGAGACGTTCGACATCTCGGGCATCACGAAGCTCAACGACGGCGAAACGCCGCGCACCGTGCACGTCACCGCCACGAAGGAGGACGGCACGAAGGTGGAGTTCGAAGCAGACGTCCGCATCGACACCCCCGGCGAGGCCGACTACTACCGCAACGGCGGCATCCTGCAGTACGTGCTGCGGAAGATGACCAACGCCTGA
- a CDS encoding glycosyltransferase, whose translation MIPYAAVLRAAEHEVRVASSAAFTPAVEPAGFALVPVGPDLSWANVEEKFPGIVAAARRGKEFRYSAELTWTQWNLAAAGDLLAAPRAASGSSTMTPRRRGTARRPSPGCRLPGSPAPLGRERPFVYATLGTVFNRQRKLRQAVIDGLSGLDADVLLTVGGNVDPDTVGPVPGNLRVERFLPQSLAMARASPVVSHAGLGTMLGAIYHRVPMVPLVLGAEHPINAASAEEAGLALPLTRPKPTRTGSPPSRRGRCGTRCSARGPKWSARSATTWSRSTGSCRSSSPMRATVRHGRAGRGRRVRGAANRAWSW comes from the coding sequence ATGATTCCGTACGCGGCGGTCCTGCGGGCGGCCGAGCACGAGGTCCGGGTCGCGAGCAGCGCGGCGTTCACCCCCGCCGTGGAACCGGCCGGTTTCGCGCTCGTGCCGGTCGGGCCGGACTTGAGCTGGGCGAACGTGGAGGAGAAGTTCCCCGGGATCGTGGCCGCGGCGCGCCGGGGCAAGGAATTCCGGTACTCCGCCGAACTGACCTGGACACAGTGGAATCTGGCCGCGGCAGGGGACCTGCTCGCAGCGCCGCGCGCAGCGTCGGGCTCGTCGACGATGACGCCGAGACGGCGTGGAACCGCCAGGCGACCCTCACCGGGCTGCCGCCTGCCTGGTTCGCCGGCGCCACTGGGCCGGGAGCGCCCGTTCGTCTACGCGACGCTCGGAACGGTCTTCAACCGGCAGCGGAAGCTGCGCCAGGCGGTGATCGACGGGCTCTCCGGCCTCGACGCGGACGTGCTCCTGACCGTGGGAGGCAACGTCGACCCGGACACGGTCGGGCCGGTCCCGGGCAACCTGCGGGTGGAACGCTTCCTGCCGCAGAGCCTGGCCATGGCGCGAGCGTCGCCGGTGGTCAGCCACGCAGGACTGGGCACGATGCTCGGCGCGATCTACCACAGGGTGCCGATGGTGCCCCTCGTGCTCGGTGCCGAACATCCGATCAACGCGGCGAGCGCCGAAGAAGCCGGGCTGGCGCTCCCGTTGACCAGGCCGAAGCCGACGCGGACCGGATCGCCGCCATCACGGCGCGGGCGTTGCGGGACCCGGTGCTCCGCGCGAGGTCCGAAGTGGTCGGCAAGGAGTGCGACGACCTGGAGCCGATCGACGGGATCGTGCCGTTCGTCGAGTCCTATGCGGGCGACGGTTCGCCACGGCCGCGCGGGCCGCGGCCGGAGGGTGCGGGGCGCCGCGAATAGGGCGTGGTCGTGGTGA
- a CDS encoding NlpC/P60 family protein: MRIRRGSASGARRAATGARRGLVVGTFAVVALYGVAGTGLAVPPPPPNPSDSELDSSKAAASAKAGEVGRLTNQLAQAEQKLGSLQDDVELKQEQAMKALVDLQTAQDAASQADQDAQSARRESDAAAGAIEKAREDLKKFAAASFEQGSTVGSISAYLTSDSPKDLLARAQLLDSIGGSRLNALDRLEQAQTDKSNKDSAARKALEVAQEKQQAATRAKSGADAAQAAAVSAQQAQAAQNTQLESDKSAVEQQLYTAQSKVNGLQGQRQRYQDWVAQKQREDEERARQAALKSGGGHSSSGGGGRPSPAAGSSIEAVVARALSKLGLPYAWGGGNGSGPTRGIRDGGVADSYGDYRKIGFDCSGLMIYAFAGVRALPHYSGYQYTAGRHVRLSQMRRGDMLFWGGSGGIHHVALYLGNGQMVEAPQSGSRVRVTSVRYGGIMPYATRLIG; the protein is encoded by the coding sequence GTGCGGATCCGGCGAGGCAGTGCGTCCGGGGCTCGGCGGGCCGCGACCGGGGCGCGGCGTGGCCTGGTGGTCGGGACGTTCGCGGTCGTCGCGCTCTACGGGGTGGCCGGGACCGGGCTGGCCGTGCCGCCCCCGCCGCCGAATCCGAGCGACTCGGAGCTCGATTCGTCGAAGGCGGCGGCGAGCGCGAAGGCCGGGGAGGTCGGCCGGCTGACCAACCAGCTCGCACAGGCCGAGCAGAAGCTCGGCTCGCTGCAGGACGACGTCGAGCTGAAGCAGGAACAGGCCATGAAGGCCCTGGTCGACCTGCAGACCGCGCAGGACGCGGCGAGCCAGGCCGACCAGGACGCGCAGTCCGCGCGCCGGGAGTCCGACGCCGCGGCCGGGGCGATCGAGAAGGCCCGCGAGGACCTCAAGAAGTTCGCCGCGGCCAGTTTCGAGCAGGGCAGCACGGTCGGCTCGATCTCCGCCTACCTCACCTCGGACAGCCCGAAGGATCTGCTCGCCCGCGCGCAGCTGCTCGATTCGATCGGCGGATCGCGGCTGAACGCGCTGGACCGGCTCGAGCAGGCGCAGACCGACAAGTCCAACAAGGACTCCGCGGCACGCAAGGCACTCGAGGTCGCGCAGGAGAAGCAGCAAGCGGCTACCCGGGCGAAGAGCGGGGCGGACGCCGCACAGGCCGCCGCGGTGTCCGCGCAGCAGGCGCAGGCCGCGCAGAACACCCAGCTGGAGTCGGACAAGTCCGCCGTCGAGCAGCAGCTCTACACGGCACAGTCGAAGGTCAACGGGCTGCAGGGCCAGCGCCAGCGCTACCAGGACTGGGTCGCGCAGAAGCAGCGCGAGGACGAGGAACGCGCCCGCCAGGCGGCGCTGAAGTCCGGCGGCGGGCACTCGAGCAGCGGTGGGGGCGGACGGCCGTCTCCGGCGGCGGGCAGCTCCATCGAGGCCGTCGTCGCGCGGGCGTTGTCGAAGCTCGGCCTCCCGTACGCGTGGGGCGGCGGCAACGGCAGCGGCCCGACCCGCGGTATCCGCGACGGTGGCGTCGCGGACAGCTACGGCGACTACCGCAAAATCGGGTTCGACTGTTCGGGCCTGATGATCTACGCCTTCGCCGGAGTGCGCGCGCTGCCGCACTACAGCGGGTACCAGTACACCGCCGGCCGGCATGTCCGACTCTCCCAGATGCGCCGCGGCGACATGCTCTTCTGGGGCGGCTCGGGCGGCATCCACCACGTGGCGCTGTACCTGGGCAACGGGCAGATGGTCGAGGCGCCGCAGTCGGGCTCCCGCGTGCGCGTCACCTCGGTGCGCTACGGCGGCATCATGCCCTACGCGACCCGGTTGATCGGCTGA
- a CDS encoding GNAT family N-acetyltransferase produces the protein MPEAARLLAAYDNELRPAELTRPEPGLRLTTDGPLTRITGGRRGFVAGPPDLGVHGEALASLIARQCAFFAARGEEFEWKTRGHDSPAELPERLLAAGFTAEPTETVLVAPAGAVATSAPPGDGVLVREAHGAGDLLRIATLSAHVFGHDEAAVAADLLARARADTGTTTHVVAEAGGRFVSAARLELVPGTGFAGLWGGATLPAWRGRGLYRALVAHRVGVARARGARHLLVDALPTSRPILERLGFLAITTTTPYSRRPAPSGRGPRGRGEPSPA, from the coding sequence GTGCCCGAGGCAGCGCGGCTGCTCGCCGCCTACGACAACGAGCTGCGTCCCGCGGAGCTCACCCGTCCCGAGCCGGGGCTGCGGCTCACCACCGACGGGCCGCTGACCCGGATCACCGGCGGGCGGCGCGGCTTCGTCGCCGGGCCGCCGGATCTCGGCGTGCACGGCGAGGCACTGGCCTCGCTGATCGCCCGGCAGTGCGCGTTCTTCGCCGCCCGCGGGGAAGAGTTCGAGTGGAAGACCCGCGGCCACGACAGTCCCGCCGAGCTGCCGGAGCGGCTGCTGGCCGCCGGCTTCACCGCCGAGCCCACCGAAACGGTGCTGGTCGCGCCGGCCGGCGCGGTCGCCACCTCCGCGCCACCCGGCGACGGGGTGCTCGTCCGCGAAGCCCACGGTGCCGGCGACCTGCTTCGCATCGCGACGCTCAGCGCGCACGTGTTCGGCCACGACGAGGCAGCCGTGGCCGCGGACCTGCTCGCCCGCGCCCGTGCGGACACCGGCACCACCACGCACGTGGTCGCCGAGGCCGGCGGCCGGTTCGTGTCCGCGGCCCGGCTGGAACTCGTCCCCGGCACCGGATTCGCCGGACTCTGGGGAGGCGCGACGCTGCCCGCGTGGCGGGGCCGCGGGCTCTACCGCGCACTGGTGGCCCACCGGGTCGGCGTCGCGCGCGCCCGCGGGGCCCGCCACCTGCTGGTCGACGCGCTCCCGACGAGCCGTCCGATCCTCGAACGGCTCGGCTTCCTCGCGATCACCACGACCACGCCCTATTCGCGGCGCCCCGCACCCTCCGGCCGCGGCCCGCGCGGCCGTGGCGAACCGTCGCCCGCATAG
- a CDS encoding AAA family ATPase — protein sequence MTEPGYAEGGNGQQPGTPARDAQLLERTVFEVKRVIVGQDRLVERMLVGLLAKGHLLLEGVPGVAKTLAVETFARVVGGSFSRVQFTPDLVPADILGTRIYRQGAERFDVELGPVVANFVLADEINRAPAKVQSAMLEVMAERHVSIGGKTFPMPDPFLVLATQNPIENEGVYPLPEAQRDRFLFKIVVEYPSAEEEREIVYRMGVTPPAPHEVLSPAELVRLQGVAAQVFVHHALVDYVVRLVLTTRTPNDHGLSDVAGWVSYGASPRASLGIIAAARALALVRGRDYVLPQDVVDVVPDVLRHRLVLSYDALADGVPVDHIITRVLQTVPLPQVSARPQGGAGPVAAGAPVR from the coding sequence GTGACCGAGCCCGGCTACGCCGAGGGCGGCAACGGGCAGCAGCCCGGCACCCCGGCGCGGGACGCCCAGCTGCTGGAACGGACCGTTTTCGAGGTCAAGCGCGTCATCGTCGGCCAGGACCGGTTGGTGGAGCGGATGCTCGTCGGGCTGCTGGCCAAGGGCCACCTGCTGCTGGAAGGCGTTCCCGGCGTCGCCAAGACGCTGGCCGTGGAAACCTTCGCGCGGGTGGTCGGCGGCTCGTTCTCCCGCGTGCAGTTCACCCCGGACCTGGTGCCCGCCGACATCCTCGGCACCCGCATCTACCGGCAGGGTGCGGAGCGCTTCGACGTGGAGCTCGGTCCGGTGGTGGCGAACTTCGTGCTGGCCGACGAGATCAACCGCGCGCCGGCGAAGGTGCAGTCGGCGATGCTCGAGGTGATGGCCGAGCGGCACGTGTCCATCGGCGGCAAGACCTTCCCGATGCCGGACCCGTTCCTCGTGCTGGCCACGCAGAACCCGATCGAGAACGAGGGCGTGTACCCGCTGCCGGAAGCGCAGCGGGACCGGTTCCTGTTCAAGATCGTGGTCGAGTACCCCTCCGCGGAGGAGGAGCGCGAGATCGTCTACCGGATGGGCGTCACCCCGCCGGCCCCGCACGAGGTGCTCAGCCCGGCCGAGCTGGTGCGGCTGCAGGGCGTGGCCGCCCAGGTCTTCGTGCACCACGCGCTGGTGGACTACGTGGTGCGGCTGGTGCTCACCACGCGCACGCCGAACGACCACGGGCTCTCCGACGTCGCGGGCTGGGTGTCCTACGGCGCCTCGCCGCGTGCGAGCCTCGGCATCATCGCCGCGGCGCGTGCGCTGGCGCTGGTGCGCGGCCGCGACTACGTGCTGCCGCAGGACGTGGTGGACGTGGTCCCGGACGTGCTGCGGCACCGGCTCGTGCTGTCCTACGACGCGCTCGCCGACGGCGTGCCGGTGGACCACATCATCACCCGCGTGCTGCAGACCGTGCCGTTGCCGCAGGTTTCGGCCCGTCCGCAGGGCGGGGCCGGCCCGGTGGCCGCAGGCGCTCCCGTCAGGTAG
- a CDS encoding alpha/beta hydrolase fold domain-containing protein, with protein sequence MHATHHPLSESDALRMAKVRASAQGAVDTGEVLVSIAAGEDTSPTIATGPFRTGSLTGEWVAAPGTAVDGVVLYLHGRRFQFEEPADVLAGKLSAATGWPVLMPRYRLAPAHPHPAALEDALDAYRALLEQGFPAGRIVLVGHSAGATLALQALLRLRAAGAPLPAAAVTVSPITDFTFSGASIAIGDDDVVTNQELYQVRGALLGDADPAGAVSPLSGVCPDLPPLMMACGSVERLLDDTVRFAERAVAAGTEVTLELYDGMPHGFPVLGTDAASLLLNRIAEFTTEHLARRPADAVRAPLTIRRVGWASYVVTTERGTRILVDPYLSGSEGIHHGLPESPIRPAELTDVDVVVVTHAGFDHRGQALEIVTSGHAVLVCGTALGASARAAGVPGERIAVTVSGVEVRHRDVTLRSLPARHESSMSAEGAFVADQPQSFLLTTAEGARVFCGGDTSLSQDLRTWGELYRPETAVLGIGGIWLGATRVVELPPADAAVAARWLGVSTVLPVHHVPGDAMPAQLAANLADDPIEVVPLAFGESWTAAGTGRPVRRT encoded by the coding sequence GTGCACGCCACCCATCATCCCCTGTCCGAGAGCGACGCCTTGCGGATGGCGAAAGTCCGGGCGAGCGCACAGGGCGCCGTCGACACCGGAGAGGTCCTCGTGAGCATTGCCGCCGGCGAGGACACTTCACCGACCATCGCGACCGGACCGTTTCGCACCGGCAGTCTGACCGGCGAATGGGTCGCCGCGCCGGGCACCGCTGTCGACGGAGTCGTCCTGTACTTGCACGGCCGCCGTTTCCAGTTCGAGGAGCCGGCCGACGTGCTCGCCGGCAAGCTCTCCGCGGCCACCGGGTGGCCGGTGCTGATGCCCCGCTACCGGCTCGCCCCCGCGCATCCCCACCCGGCCGCGCTCGAGGACGCCCTCGATGCCTACCGGGCGTTGCTGGAACAGGGTTTTCCCGCCGGCCGCATCGTGCTCGTCGGCCACTCCGCCGGGGCGACGCTGGCGTTGCAGGCGTTGCTGCGGCTCCGCGCGGCCGGTGCGCCGCTGCCGGCCGCGGCGGTCACTGTCTCACCGATCACCGACTTCACCTTCAGCGGTGCGAGCATCGCGATCGGCGATGATGACGTGGTCACGAACCAGGAGCTTTACCAGGTACGGGGAGCGCTTCTCGGGGACGCCGACCCGGCCGGTGCGGTTTCGCCGCTGAGCGGGGTGTGCCCGGATCTGCCCCCGCTCATGATGGCCTGCGGCAGCGTCGAGCGGCTGCTGGACGACACGGTGCGGTTTGCCGAGCGGGCCGTGGCCGCCGGCACCGAGGTCACCCTCGAACTGTACGACGGCATGCCGCACGGCTTCCCGGTCCTCGGTACAGATGCGGCGAGCCTGTTGCTGAACAGGATCGCCGAGTTCACCACCGAGCACCTCGCCCGTCGTCCGGCAGATGCGGTACGCGCTCCGCTGACCATCCGGCGGGTCGGCTGGGCGAGCTACGTGGTCACCACTGAACGCGGGACCAGAATCCTGGTGGATCCCTACCTTTCGGGCAGCGAGGGCATCCACCACGGGCTCCCGGAAAGTCCGATCCGGCCGGCCGAGCTGACCGACGTCGACGTGGTGGTGGTGACCCACGCAGGCTTCGACCACCGCGGCCAGGCGCTGGAAATCGTCACCTCCGGACACGCCGTCCTGGTGTGCGGAACGGCATTGGGCGCGTCCGCCCGCGCGGCAGGTGTCCCCGGGGAACGGATTGCGGTGACCGTCTCCGGCGTCGAGGTGCGGCACCGGGACGTGACGCTGCGCTCCCTGCCCGCCCGGCACGAGTCGAGCATGAGCGCCGAAGGAGCATTCGTCGCCGACCAGCCGCAGTCGTTTCTGCTCACCACAGCCGAGGGCGCACGGGTGTTCTGCGGCGGTGACACCTCGCTGTCCCAGGATCTGCGGACCTGGGGCGAGCTCTACCGTCCGGAGACGGCCGTACTCGGCATCGGCGGAATCTGGCTGGGCGCGACCCGCGTCGTCGAACTGCCGCCCGCGGACGCCGCGGTGGCAGCCCGTTGGCTCGGGGTCTCGACCGTGCTCCCCGTCCACCACGTCCCCGGCGACGCCATGCCGGCACAACTCGCCGCGAACCTTGCCGACGACCCGATCGAGGTCGTCCCCCTGGCATTCGGCGAGAGCTGGACCGCGGCCGGGACCGGGCGGCCGGTCCGGCGAACCTAG